CGGCCTTTGCCCCAGCCTGACGGCATCGTCGCCCGGACGCAGGGACCGGCCTAGCCCAGGCCGATCCGGATGGGCGGAGTCGATCAGGCGCAGCGCCTGGAACAGGCCAAAGCCCGGAGTATCGCGGGCCAGCGCGCCGTCGGCGTTCAAAGCGTGTGGCACAAGCCTTCCCTGCCCCGCCAGCGCATGATCTCACCGCGGGTCGGCGTGCGCGCAACCGTCTCGGTGAAGTGATTGATCGATACGTAGCCCGAAAAGAACGCCTGCAGCACGGCGGAAAACAGGAAAGCGCTGCCGCCCTGGAAAGCGCCGTCATCCAGGGTGAGCGTGACCTCCAGCCCCCGGCCGAAGCAGGCGGGACCGGGCAGCGGCAGCCGCCGTGTCACGCCCCGCGATGCGACGCCGACGAGGCCCGTGATTTGACGTTTGCCCACGGCATCGGTCTCATGGCAATAAAGGTCCAGCAGTTCACGCAGTGTGCGAGCCGCCGTGTCGGCGCCGTCGTCCAGCAGCGATCGGTAGTTCAGCGACAGATGGTTCAACAGCCGCCATGCCGCGGCGCCGTCCCCCATTCCGGGCCGCGGTTCGCTGGGCCCGGCGACGCAACGGACGCTCCGCACCGGCAGTTCGTCGTCGAAGAGGAAGTCCGTGGCGCCCACGCCTACTGGCATGGACAAGGGAAGATCGCGATTGGTGCAAAGCGCGTCGACGCCCAGCTGCTGGAGATGGCCACCGATGGGTGCGTCATGCATGTCGACCAGGGCGATATGGACGTCGCTGCCCATGTAGCGCGAACGCGCGCCGTCGCGCAGCTCCCGCTCCGTCGGTCGCCGCGGCTCGCGTCGCAACTGGAAAAACGCGCCGCCGGTCAGGCGCTGCGCTTGCGGGTCGCGCGCGCGGAAGAACGGTTCGAATATCCGCGGCGCTTCGTCGAACGCGCCGTAGCCGCGCGCGGCGTCGATGCTATAGATCTCGAAATCGATGGGCCGGCTGCGATCGGGCACCACATGGAACTCGAACTTGCCCGGCTCCAGGGCCACCCGGTCCGCACGGTGCGGAAACAGATTGATGGCCGGGGTGCAATGCAGGCAGAAGTTGGAAGCGTCGACGATTTTTCCGAGCTTGGCATCATAGGTGTCCAGCAGCAGGACCACATCGAACACGGCACCGTCGCAACGGCGCAGCGGCGCCTGG
Above is a genomic segment from Bordetella genomosp. 11 containing:
- the tssF gene encoding type VI secretion system baseplate subunit TssF, giving the protein MNPEFLRYYNEELRYLREMGSEFAAAYPKIAGRLGLEGFECADPYVERLLEGFSFLAARTRMKLEAEFPRFTRHLAEMIYPQYLAPTPSMAVVQFQPDLGHPGLAGGHRIPRASILKSNLDKHGTTRCQYRTAHDTTLWPLRLREAEYTPYMGSVGSVPPDTRRHTEAVLRLRFELHGKVPPASLSLDRLPLFLRGADALPAKLYEILVGHVLQGWASAPSHTAGWQLPLGPACVAPLGFSDDEALLPPSRQAFRGYRLIQEYFAFPERYLFVELRGLQAPLRRCDGAVFDVVLLLDTYDAKLGKIVDASNFCLHCTPAINLFPHRADRVALEPGKFEFHVVPDRSRPIDFEIYSIDAARGYGAFDEAPRIFEPFFRARDPQAQRLTGGAFFQLRREPRRPTERELRDGARSRYMGSDVHIALVDMHDAPIGGHLQQLGVDALCTNRDLPLSMPVGVGATDFLFDDELPVRSVRCVAGPSEPRPGMGDGAAAWRLLNHLSLNYRSLLDDGADTAARTLRELLDLYCHETDAVGKRQITGLVGVASRGVTRRLPLPGPACFGRGLEVTLTLDDGAFQGGSAFLFSAVLQAFFSGYVSINHFTETVARTPTRGEIMRWRGREGLCHTL